The stretch of DNA TCGGCCCTTTTTTTATTCTTACATTTGCAGCACATTTTATTATCGATGATCCTAGGATAAGTATAAGAAAACCGAATGTATTTATAAACTGCAAACTGAACATACTTGAACTTATCTTAAAAAAATTTTATACGAATGAAACACAGAATTGTTGTCGCAATTACAGGAGCAAGCGGATCTATTTATGCCAAAGTATTATTGGATAAGTTACAACAGCTTAAAGATCAAATTGATGCTATAGGAATCGTTATGTCCGACAATGCAAAAGATGTTTGGAAATTTGAATTGGGAAATGAATCATACAAAGATTATGACTTTCCATTTTATAGCAAAAAAGATTTTATGGCCCCTTTTGCGTCCGGATCTGCAAAATACAATACAATGATTATTTCTCCTTGTTCAATGGGAACATTGGCAAGGATAGCAACGGGCGTATCAGACGATCTTATTACACGATCAGCTGATGTTGTCCTCAAGGAACGAAGGAAACTTGTATTGGTAACTCGCGATACCCCGATAAGTCTTATTCATATCAATAACATGAAAACTGTAACCGAAGCAGGAGGGATCATTTGCCCGG from Solitalea canadensis DSM 3403 encodes:
- a CDS encoding UbiX family flavin prenyltransferase, with protein sequence MKHRIVVAITGASGSIYAKVLLDKLQQLKDQIDAIGIVMSDNAKDVWKFELGNESYKDYDFPFYSKKDFMAPFASGSAKYNTMIISPCSMGTLARIATGVSDDLITRSADVVLKERRKLVLVTRDTPISLIHINNMKTVTEAGGIICPASPSFYSRPQTHEEIALTVINRVIDLAGLVNRSYEWGNEKI